From the Desulfitibacter alkalitolerans DSM 16504 genome, one window contains:
- the pcrA gene encoding DNA helicase PcrA produces the protein MNNTSIFEGLNEAQHEAVTTTHGPLLIIAGAGSGKTRVLTHRIAYLLEIQNVQPWQILAITFTNKAASEMKQRLEKLIGPTANDMWVSTFHSACVRILRRHAKEIGFNSSFVIYDTSDKETLIKQCLKQLDIDPKQFSPKAISATISNAKNELKNAQKFYKGANDYYTEVVARVYKVYEEKLEANNAFDFDDLLMKTVELLQFNEQVLEFYQNKFSYILIDEYQDTNRAQYIFVNLLAKKHKNLCVVGDPDQSIYRWRGADINNILSFERDYPEAKVVKLEQNYRSTACILNAANSVIKNNAGRKDKNLWTNKPNGDKVFLIHAEDEQDEAFKVVSQIIELKTSCNLLYGDMAVLYRAHAQSRAIEEELVRNNISYQIFGGTKFYDRKEIKDILAYLRILVNRDDDLSLARIINVPKRGIGAATWARVEDYALDMKISTFDALFHINRIPGLSGRASKQLQEFRELMAQFRKQMEALSVKELTSQILNETGYLEALIQEDTIEAETRRDNLKEFLNVTANYDRNNPKGSLEEFLAEVSLVTDIDNYVDDVDKLVLMTLHTAKGLEFPVVFILGMEEGTFPHFRSLESDHEMEEERRLCYVGMTRAEEKLFLSYANRRFMYGETYSKIPSRFLEEIPEEYIDNPPKKETISASSFFSSRPAKAAPRNDYLLGDKVSHKKWGEGVVVEVKPGDTVIKVAFPNQGIKSLDVSFAPLEVISKK, from the coding sequence TTGAACAATACTAGTATTTTTGAAGGCTTAAATGAAGCCCAGCATGAGGCTGTAACCACTACTCATGGCCCGCTTTTAATTATTGCAGGTGCAGGTTCTGGCAAGACCAGGGTTCTTACTCATAGAATTGCCTATCTTTTAGAAATCCAAAATGTCCAACCATGGCAGATTTTGGCTATTACCTTTACTAATAAAGCAGCAAGTGAAATGAAACAAAGGCTGGAAAAGCTTATTGGGCCAACTGCTAATGATATGTGGGTCAGCACCTTTCACTCAGCCTGTGTACGTATTTTAAGAAGACATGCTAAAGAAATCGGTTTTAACAGTAGTTTTGTTATTTACGATACGTCTGATAAGGAAACATTAATAAAGCAGTGTCTTAAGCAGCTGGACATAGATCCCAAGCAGTTTTCTCCCAAGGCTATTTCAGCAACAATCAGTAATGCAAAAAATGAATTAAAAAATGCCCAGAAGTTTTACAAGGGTGCTAACGATTACTATACGGAGGTTGTTGCTAGAGTTTACAAGGTATATGAGGAAAAGCTGGAAGCCAATAATGCCTTTGATTTTGATGACCTTTTAATGAAAACTGTTGAGCTGCTGCAGTTTAATGAACAAGTTTTGGAATTTTACCAGAACAAATTTAGTTATATTTTAATAGATGAATATCAGGATACTAACCGTGCCCAATACATCTTTGTTAATCTGCTGGCTAAAAAGCATAAAAATCTTTGTGTTGTGGGAGATCCGGACCAGTCTATTTATCGCTGGCGAGGAGCTGACATAAATAATATACTTAGCTTTGAAAGGGATTATCCCGAGGCCAAGGTTGTAAAGCTGGAGCAAAATTACCGATCTACTGCGTGCATCCTTAATGCTGCAAATTCTGTGATAAAAAACAATGCTGGACGCAAGGACAAAAATCTATGGACCAATAAACCCAATGGGGACAAGGTATTTCTTATACATGCAGAGGATGAACAGGATGAAGCCTTTAAGGTTGTATCCCAAATAATAGAACTAAAAACCTCCTGTAATTTACTTTATGGAGATATGGCAGTCTTATATAGAGCCCATGCCCAGTCCAGGGCTATAGAAGAAGAACTGGTGAGGAATAATATCAGCTATCAGATTTTTGGGGGAACCAAATTCTATGACAGAAAAGAGATAAAGGATATTTTAGCCTATTTAAGGATACTTGTGAATAGGGATGATGATTTAAGCCTGGCACGAATTATAAATGTTCCTAAAAGGGGTATAGGGGCAGCTACCTGGGCAAGGGTTGAAGATTATGCCCTGGATATGAAAATATCCACGTTTGATGCATTATTCCACATTAACCGCATACCTGGCCTTTCTGGCAGGGCAAGCAAACAGCTGCAGGAATTTAGAGAGCTAATGGCTCAGTTCCGTAAACAAATGGAGGCATTATCTGTAAAGGAGCTAACCTCTCAGATCTTAAATGAAACGGGGTATCTGGAGGCTCTCATTCAGGAAGATACGATAGAGGCCGAAACCAGACGTGATAACTTAAAAGAATTTCTCAATGTTACTGCAAATTATGACAGGAATAATCCCAAGGGATCCCTGGAGGAGTTTCTGGCTGAGGTATCTTTGGTTACAGATATTGATAACTATGTTGATGACGTGGACAAGCTGGTCCTCATGACCCTTCACACTGCTAAAGGCCTCGAGTTTCCTGTAGTTTTTATCCTTGGTATGGAAGAGGGCACCTTTCCTCACTTTCGTTCATTAGAAAGTGATCATGAAATGGAGGAGGAAAGAAGACTCTGTTATGTAGGAATGACAAGGGCAGAGGAAAAACTCTTTTTATCCTATGCAAATAGAAGGTTTATGTATGGTGAGACTTATTCAAAGATCCCATCACGATTCCTGGAGGAAATCCCCGAGGAATATATTGACAACCCGCCTAAAAAAGAAACCATTTCAGCTAGCAGCTTCTTTTCAAGCAGACCAGCTAAAGCAGCACCAAGAAATGACTACCTGCTAGGTGACAAGGTTTCTCATAAAAAATGGGGCGAGGGAGTTGTTGTAGAAGTAAAACCTGGGGACACTGTTATTAAGGTAGCCTTTCCCAATCAGGGTATTAAAAGCCTTGATGTAAGCTTTGCTCCCTTAGAGGTAATATCAAAAAAATAA
- a CDS encoding TIGR02206 family membrane protein, with product MKDYFGAYPVEGFEMLSTSHVVVLFIIAAISWGLYYFRIHFQESSYKNSIRIILAVLLILLEVILQIWYITNGIWSLQYSLPLHLCSMAILLGPVMLITRKYYLYEVLFFWGIGGTTQAILTPDLWYGFPHFIFFQYFIAHSLIVFSCLWMTFVEGFRPTLKSVVRAFLFTNLYAAFVLVVNILIGSNYLYLLHKPDKPTVLDFLQPWPWYLVQLEIIALIVCFLCYLPFMIADKRNKSSSNSF from the coding sequence ATGAAAGACTATTTTGGTGCCTATCCAGTTGAAGGCTTTGAAATGCTTTCAACCTCCCATGTGGTTGTTTTATTTATCATTGCTGCTATCAGCTGGGGATTATATTATTTTCGAATTCACTTTCAGGAAAGCTCTTATAAAAATAGTATTCGTATTATTCTGGCTGTATTATTAATACTATTGGAAGTTATTCTGCAGATTTGGTATATAACCAATGGGATTTGGTCTTTGCAATATTCCCTGCCGCTTCACTTGTGTAGTATGGCAATACTTTTAGGTCCAGTTATGTTAATAACTCGAAAGTATTACCTCTATGAGGTGCTCTTTTTTTGGGGGATAGGAGGTACTACCCAGGCAATTTTAACGCCCGATTTGTGGTACGGGTTTCCTCATTTTATTTTCTTCCAATATTTTATTGCCCATAGCCTGATAGTATTTTCCTGTCTGTGGATGACATTTGTTGAAGGTTTTCGTCCCACTCTTAAATCAGTTGTGAGGGCATTTTTATTCACCAATTTGTATGCAGCTTTTGTTTTGGTAGTAAACATCTTGATAGGCAGTAATTATCTATACTTATTACATAAACCCGACAAACCAACTGTTTTAGACTTTTTACAGCCCTGGCCCTGGTATCTTGTCCAGTTAGAGATAATTGCCCTGATAGTATGTTTTCTGTGCTATTTACCATTTATGATAGCTGATAAAAGGAATAAGAGCAGCTCGAATAGTTTTTAA
- a CDS encoding SLC13 family permease, which yields MFIPTSDAFTDSIRLFLAITLAVILVVAFENLPLMVPSILLPLAYVLTKLAPSQAVYSPWSTFIPWMFMGGMILANVLQSIGLLKRVAYWCIIKTGGSYNGILYGLMVAGIVLNLLLPANMIIPLAALTYGLCIALNIGKSKEAAGIMLTGAMAALLPLFFIYNPNVAIIFGMGATVAPEATVSWGQYLFHNIPAVFWCFFMVFVTSKVFRPEKPIDAKDYITEEYKKLGKMTSAEKKGTFVCLALLAFLMTGSIHKIEIGWGFALAACLIYFPGIGVGTEQDIKTCNFPMVFFVTACMAIGQVANVLGVGKLISEAVLPIMIASGDTGSVILVWLLCVIANFLLTPLAIMASLTAPLTQVALDLGINPVVIYYTIFHGVDQIILPYEYVLYLIFFTFGLIRLTDFMKIFGIKMVLNLIFLLVILIPYWKLIGLL from the coding sequence ATGTTTATACCTACAAGTGATGCCTTCACAGATTCCATAAGGTTGTTTTTGGCTATAACATTAGCAGTAATACTAGTTGTAGCATTTGAAAACCTACCGTTAATGGTGCCATCAATTCTATTGCCATTGGCATATGTTTTAACGAAACTTGCTCCAAGCCAAGCAGTATATTCTCCATGGTCAACATTTATTCCCTGGATGTTTATGGGTGGAATGATTTTAGCTAATGTCCTCCAAAGTATTGGTTTGTTAAAAAGAGTAGCATACTGGTGTATTATTAAAACAGGGGGTTCGTACAATGGAATTTTGTATGGTTTAATGGTTGCCGGTATTGTATTAAACTTACTTTTACCTGCAAATATGATTATTCCCCTGGCTGCACTTACCTATGGATTATGTATTGCTCTGAATATAGGAAAATCAAAGGAAGCCGCCGGTATCATGCTGACTGGTGCTATGGCTGCATTACTGCCCCTGTTTTTTATCTATAATCCGAATGTGGCCATAATTTTTGGTATGGGAGCAACAGTAGCACCTGAAGCAACTGTTTCATGGGGACAATACCTATTTCATAACATTCCGGCTGTCTTTTGGTGTTTTTTCATGGTATTTGTAACAAGTAAAGTTTTCAGGCCAGAAAAACCAATTGACGCCAAGGACTATATTACTGAGGAATACAAGAAACTTGGAAAAATGACTTCTGCTGAGAAGAAGGGAACTTTCGTTTGTCTGGCATTATTAGCATTTTTAATGACGGGCAGCATCCATAAAATTGAAATTGGATGGGGCTTTGCTCTTGCAGCTTGCCTAATATACTTTCCTGGAATAGGCGTTGGGACAGAGCAAGATATTAAGACCTGCAATTTTCCAATGGTATTTTTTGTTACGGCCTGTATGGCCATAGGTCAGGTAGCAAATGTTTTGGGAGTAGGAAAACTGATTTCAGAAGCTGTTTTACCTATAATGATTGCTTCAGGAGATACAGGTTCAGTTATATTGGTATGGCTATTGTGTGTAATAGCAAATTTCCTTTTAACTCCCCTTGCAATTATGGCAAGCTTGACTGCTCCCCTTACACAAGTGGCTTTGGATTTAGGCATCAATCCAGTTGTGATTTATTATACCATTTTCCATGGAGTAGACCAGATAATACTTCCCTATGAGTATGTATTATATTTAATCTTTTTTACTTTTGGTCTTATTCGTCTGACAGATTTTATGAAAATATTTGGCATAAAAATGGTATTAAACTTAATATTTTTACTGGTTATTTTAATACCTTATTGGAAGTTGATAGGATTACTCTAA
- a CDS encoding FAD-dependent oxidoreductase, giving the protein MSKYDIIVIGGGPAGLTAAIYGARARLKTLVINKGTVGGLAHTTREIVNYPGYENTTGPQLMKDFKNHAENLGAEFIRDEVVGLNLSQEEKVIKTKKGKEFFAKAVIIACGTNPRLLNIPGEKRLRGSGVAYCATCDAEFFEGEDVVVIGSSDQAIEEGLYVTKFAKTVTVIVLHDEGKLDCNKLSAEKAFANKKMKFIWNSTIQEVLGDTNVEGVNIKNLKTGEITQLNCQGVFFFVGMIPATDFLKNSGLIMDQRGYIPVNELMETNIEGVYAVGDNRVKYLRQIVSAAGDGAAAAVAAERYIEELNDFRKNVLENQRPVILSFFNPLIEESLAFNSVLEKVVSGSHKIFKVDISRKKILAERYGIKEAPAAVVINKGKYIGRLDCSLNKEELKSQIAI; this is encoded by the coding sequence ATGAGTAAATATGACATTATTGTCATTGGGGGAGGTCCAGCTGGATTAACTGCTGCTATTTACGGAGCTAGAGCAAGATTAAAAACCCTGGTTATTAATAAGGGAACTGTAGGTGGTCTGGCTCATACTACAAGGGAGATAGTAAATTATCCAGGTTATGAAAATACTACAGGCCCTCAATTAATGAAGGACTTTAAAAACCATGCAGAAAATCTCGGTGCAGAGTTTATCAGAGATGAAGTTGTTGGACTGAATCTTTCTCAAGAGGAGAAAGTAATTAAAACCAAAAAGGGAAAAGAATTTTTTGCAAAAGCAGTTATTATAGCTTGTGGTACTAATCCAAGGCTTTTAAATATTCCTGGTGAAAAAAGGCTTAGGGGTAGCGGTGTAGCATATTGCGCTACATGTGACGCGGAATTCTTTGAAGGTGAAGATGTGGTTGTAATAGGCAGCAGCGATCAGGCCATTGAAGAAGGTTTGTATGTTACTAAATTTGCAAAAACAGTTACTGTTATAGTTTTGCATGATGAAGGAAAGCTAGACTGCAACAAGCTTAGTGCCGAAAAAGCCTTTGCAAATAAAAAAATGAAATTTATCTGGAATTCAACAATTCAAGAAGTGCTTGGTGATACTAATGTTGAGGGTGTTAATATAAAAAACCTGAAAACAGGAGAAATCACTCAACTGAATTGTCAAGGTGTATTCTTTTTTGTAGGTATGATCCCGGCTACAGATTTTTTGAAGAATAGTGGATTAATAATGGATCAAAGAGGATATATACCAGTTAATGAGCTCATGGAAACTAACATTGAAGGTGTTTATGCTGTTGGTGACAACAGGGTCAAATACTTAAGACAAATAGTTTCAGCTGCAGGGGATGGTGCTGCAGCAGCTGTAGCAGCTGAAAGATATATAGAAGAGCTGAATGACTTTAGAAAGAACGTATTGGAAAACCAACGGCCTGTTATATTATCATTTTTTAATCCATTAATAGAAGAAAGCTTGGCTTTTAATAGTGTTTTAGAAAAAGTTGTATCTGGAAGCCATAAAATATTTAAAGTGGATATATCCAGGAAGAAGATACTAGCAGAAAGATATGGCATAAAAGAAGCTCCTGCTGCTGTGGTTATAAATAAGGGTAAATATATAGGACGACTAGATTGCTCGTTAAATAAAGAAGAACTAAAATCCCAGATAGCTATATAA
- a CDS encoding thioredoxin family protein, translated as MPLTRIDAEAVDEVINNKNEPCLIVFSRENCHVCQEVVPRVEELAEKFVGKLLFYYIDVEDNKDILKKYALKGVPQILFFKDGEFYGKMAGNVEEEDIEEKITELL; from the coding sequence ATGCCATTAACAAGAATTGATGCTGAAGCTGTTGACGAAGTTATTAATAATAAAAATGAGCCCTGTCTGATTGTGTTTTCAAGAGAAAACTGTCATGTGTGTCAAGAGGTTGTACCAAGGGTTGAAGAGCTTGCAGAAAAGTTTGTGGGTAAATTACTTTTTTACTATATAGACGTGGAAGACAACAAGGATATATTAAAAAAATATGCCCTTAAAGGTGTGCCTCAGATATTATTTTTTAAAGATGGAGAGTTTTATGGGAAAATGGCAGGGAATGTTGAGGAAGAAGATATTGAAGAAAAAATAACTGAATTGTTATAA
- a CDS encoding aryl-sulfate sulfotransferase, whose translation MVKELEVQKHLITLQHEAEEKFLAEFKSGKYNLVNPLVVKNPYLINPLAAVICFKTDEETSVEVTVKGKAVEGDLNHVFGPATEHILPIYGLYDNYENIVVLKLANGKTAQVKIEVEELDVNKPHYCNTTYEYFGKDIMTISTATPLINSARTCGFDYAGDLRWVITEKASWDIKKLANGRLLVTSYRSMQKPYYTVGLMEMDFCGKIYAEYRLPGGYHHDAIELENGNLLAASDNDFAESVEDYVVEIDRKTGEIVKAWDLLKILPREEGKAGDWNYHDWFHNNSVWYDKPTNSITMSGRHQDAVINFNYDTGELNWIIGDPEGWGEEWQKYLFKNVTKGDFDWQYEQHAAMILPNGDVFLFDNGTYRSKTKENRVPPEKNFSRGVIYRIDTDKMEIEQVWQYGKERGAEFYSPYICNVDYYKDGHYMIHSGGISTYRGKHTDELGALQINKYKDEHIHLTLESTTVELLNHEVKYELNVKGGNYYRARRLALYDETTDLALGKGKFLGGFGVTPEFGMKVKFKDVDEAVPEKYNLSLVLEEDRLALRGTFVEGSQVLLELKGEKEAKFYSVPTDVHDITAACVSFEEQKENDVQFYVSREELSGEFHIYLNIDNLRYNTKTSVKL comes from the coding sequence ATGGTAAAAGAATTAGAAGTTCAAAAACATTTAATTACACTACAGCATGAAGCTGAAGAAAAGTTCTTGGCTGAATTTAAATCGGGAAAATACAACCTGGTAAATCCTCTTGTAGTAAAAAATCCATATCTTATCAATCCACTGGCAGCTGTTATCTGCTTTAAAACCGATGAAGAAACTTCAGTTGAAGTTACGGTAAAGGGCAAAGCTGTAGAAGGAGATTTAAACCATGTTTTTGGCCCTGCAACAGAACACATATTACCTATCTATGGTTTATATGACAATTATGAAAATATAGTTGTATTAAAGCTTGCTAATGGTAAAACAGCTCAGGTCAAGATTGAAGTGGAAGAGTTAGATGTCAATAAACCGCATTACTGCAATACCACCTATGAATATTTTGGAAAAGACATCATGACCATTTCAACTGCAACTCCTTTAATTAATTCAGCTAGAACCTGTGGTTTTGACTATGCAGGGGATTTAAGGTGGGTAATAACAGAAAAGGCAAGCTGGGATATTAAGAAATTAGCTAATGGTAGACTATTAGTGACTTCTTACAGATCAATGCAAAAACCATATTATACTGTTGGACTTATGGAAATGGATTTTTGTGGGAAAATCTATGCTGAATATAGACTGCCAGGGGGATATCATCATGATGCAATTGAGTTAGAAAATGGCAACCTGCTTGCTGCTTCTGACAACGACTTTGCAGAATCAGTTGAAGATTATGTTGTTGAAATTGACAGGAAAACTGGAGAGATTGTTAAAGCCTGGGATTTGCTAAAGATTCTGCCAAGAGAAGAAGGCAAAGCAGGAGACTGGAATTATCATGACTGGTTCCATAACAACTCTGTATGGTATGACAAGCCTACAAATTCAATTACAATGTCAGGCAGACATCAGGATGCAGTTATTAACTTTAATTATGATACAGGTGAATTAAACTGGATTATTGGAGATCCCGAAGGCTGGGGGGAAGAGTGGCAAAAATACTTATTTAAAAATGTAACCAAGGGAGATTTTGATTGGCAGTATGAACAACATGCTGCAATGATCTTGCCTAATGGAGATGTATTCCTCTTTGACAATGGCACCTATAGATCCAAAACCAAAGAAAACAGGGTTCCGCCAGAAAAGAATTTTTCCAGAGGGGTTATCTATAGAATAGATACTGACAAAATGGAAATAGAGCAGGTCTGGCAGTATGGCAAAGAAAGGGGAGCAGAGTTTTATTCACCATATATCTGCAATGTAGATTATTATAAAGATGGGCATTACATGATTCATTCTGGAGGAATTTCAACATACAGGGGAAAACATACAGATGAATTAGGAGCACTTCAAATAAATAAATACAAAGATGAACACATCCACCTAACCCTGGAGTCAACTACTGTTGAGTTATTAAACCATGAAGTTAAATATGAATTAAATGTTAAAGGTGGCAACTACTACAGGGCAAGAAGACTTGCTTTATATGATGAAACTACAGACCTTGCACTGGGTAAGGGTAAATTTTTAGGTGGATTTGGAGTAACCCCAGAGTTTGGGATGAAGGTTAAATTTAAAGATGTTGATGAGGCGGTACCTGAAAAGTATAATCTATCCTTAGTTCTTGAAGAAGACAGATTAGCACTTCGCGGGACATTTGTAGAAGGCTCCCAGGTTCTTCTTGAATTAAAGGGCGAAAAGGAAGCCAAATTTTATTCAGTCCCAACGGATGTTCATGACATTACTGCGGCTTGTGTATCTTTTGAAGAGCAAAAAGAAAATGATGTACAATTTTACGTAAGCAGGGAAGAATTGTCTGGTGAATTTCATATTTATCTAAATATTGATAACCTAAGATATAATACTAAGACATCAGTAAAGCTATAA
- a CDS encoding Crp/Fnr family transcriptional regulator: MDKEVKELIEHMTTSVMFEKNILEAEGVDTTIMEKYLYLGQKRLRKKGECIHEIGRNIKGIYFIKKGRVKSYLIGKDGTMKTFSIVGEGCFFGEQFVLHGQPALFETVTAEDCELYFYDKDTMLDIMKRDFEVNLFLIKSLAIKARMLAVQLEDKCMRNILQSVCRILYSIYCYEEKNSGFKQDIQIQLTHQELADILSSHRVTVTKSLSYLKKIGVLDYKYENIIIKSKYKERLKEIAFDSSCSER, encoded by the coding sequence GTGGATAAAGAAGTAAAAGAACTAATCGAACACATGACCACATCTGTTATGTTTGAAAAAAATATATTGGAAGCAGAAGGTGTAGACACCACCATTATGGAAAAGTACCTTTATTTAGGACAAAAGAGATTAAGAAAAAAGGGTGAGTGTATACATGAAATAGGTCGAAATATAAAGGGCATATATTTTATCAAAAAAGGCAGGGTCAAAAGCTATTTAATTGGTAAGGATGGGACCATGAAAACATTTTCTATAGTGGGAGAGGGTTGTTTCTTTGGTGAGCAGTTTGTCCTTCATGGCCAGCCTGCATTGTTTGAAACAGTTACAGCTGAGGATTGTGAATTGTATTTTTATGATAAAGATACAATGCTGGATATAATGAAAAGGGATTTTGAAGTTAATCTATTTCTGATAAAGTCCCTTGCAATCAAAGCAAGGATGCTGGCAGTTCAACTCGAAGATAAATGTATGCGCAATATCCTGCAAAGCGTTTGCAGAATACTATATAGCATTTATTGTTATGAAGAAAAAAATAGTGGTTTCAAGCAGGATATACAAATTCAACTAACTCATCAAGAACTTGCCGATATTTTATCATCTCATCGTGTTACTGTTACTAAAAGTTTGTCATACTTAAAAAAAATAGGCGTTTTAGATTATAAATACGAAAATATTATTATCAAAAGTAAATATAAGGAAAGGCTTAAAGAAATTGCCTTTGATTCAAGCTGCAGTGAAAGGTAG
- the hisIE gene encoding bifunctional phosphoribosyl-AMP cyclohydrolase/phosphoribosyl-ATP diphosphatase HisIE: MDNIKSILDGLKFDSNGLIPAIIKDKTSGEVLMMAYMNRESLEKTLDTGYTWFYSRSRKELWNKGATSGSKQKVLDVSYDCDGDCLLIHVEQRGSACHTGQKSCFHNKITATEKEVSRERLGETLNAVYKVILDRQQKRPEKSYTTYLFNEGQDKILKKIGEEAAEIIIASKNNNKEEIIYECGDFIYHMLVLLAYHELTVDDLASELNKRR; encoded by the coding sequence ATGGATAATATTAAAAGCATCCTGGATGGTCTAAAATTTGATAGTAATGGGCTTATACCTGCTATTATAAAAGATAAAACCTCTGGGGAAGTATTAATGATGGCTTACATGAACAGGGAGTCTTTAGAAAAGACCCTGGATACAGGGTATACATGGTTTTATAGCAGAAGCAGGAAGGAACTTTGGAACAAGGGTGCAACCTCAGGCAGCAAACAGAAGGTTTTAGATGTATCCTATGATTGTGACGGGGACTGTCTCTTAATACACGTTGAACAAAGGGGCTCTGCCTGTCATACAGGGCAAAAGAGCTGTTTTCATAATAAGATTACAGCCACAGAAAAAGAAGTTAGTAGGGAAAGGCTGGGGGAAACATTAAATGCAGTATATAAGGTTATCCTTGACCGCCAGCAAAAACGCCCGGAGAAGTCCTATACAACATATCTTTTCAATGAGGGTCAGGATAAAATCCTAAAAAAAATTGGCGAGGAAGCTGCAGAAATTATCATAGCATCAAAGAACAACAACAAAGAAGAAATTATCTATGAGTGTGGAGATTTTATTTACCATATGCTTGTGCTCCTTGCATACCATGAATTGACAGTTGATGATCTGGCATCCGAACTAAACAAAAGAAGATAA
- the hisF gene encoding imidazole glycerol phosphate synthase subunit HisF, producing MLAKRIIPCLDVHKGRVVKGVNFVNLRDAGDPVELAARYDKEGADELVFLDITASNEERDIIYDVVKRTAEEVFIPFTVGGGIRTIEDIRMLLAAGADKVSLNTAAVKDESLVETAAKRFGTQCIVVAVDARSAGEGEWEVYINGGRTPTGIDVLSWVKRVEELGAGEILLTSMDRDGTKDGYDVELTRRVSETVNIPVIASGGAGVLEHFGEALTRGKADAVLAASLFHYGTYTINQVKEYLKSQGVTVR from the coding sequence ATGTTAGCCAAGAGAATAATCCCCTGCCTCGATGTTCATAAAGGCAGGGTCGTTAAAGGTGTCAATTTTGTTAATTTAAGAGATGCAGGGGATCCTGTAGAGCTGGCTGCACGCTATGATAAAGAGGGTGCTGATGAGCTTGTATTTTTGGACATCACTGCTTCTAATGAGGAAAGGGATATAATTTATGATGTGGTAAAAAGAACAGCTGAGGAAGTATTTATCCCCTTTACTGTAGGCGGAGGCATAAGAACTATAGAGGATATTCGAATGCTTTTAGCTGCCGGTGCTGATAAGGTTTCATTAAATACAGCAGCTGTAAAGGATGAAAGCCTTGTGGAAACTGCTGCAAAGCGTTTTGGTACCCAGTGCATAGTTGTTGCAGTAGATGCCAGGTCTGCTGGGGAAGGTGAATGGGAGGTTTACATAAATGGAGGACGTACACCCACGGGGATTGATGTTCTCAGCTGGGTTAAAAGGGTTGAAGAATTAGGTGCAGGCGAGATTCTTTTAACAAGTATGGATAGGGATGGCACAAAGGATGGATATGATGTGGAACTTACCCGCAGGGTCAGTGAAACAGTCAACATTCCTGTTATAGCGTCAGGGGGTGCAGGTGTTCTAGAGCATTTTGGAGAGGCCCTAACCAGGGGCAAGGCTGATGCTGTGCTGGCTGCTTCCCTGTTTCACTATGGTACATATACCATAAATCAGGTAAAGGAATATCTTAAAAGCCAGGGGGTGACAGTCAGGTGA
- the hisA gene encoding 1-(5-phosphoribosyl)-5-[(5-phosphoribosylamino)methylideneamino]imidazole-4-carboxamide isomerase, whose protein sequence is MLVLPAIDLKDGLCVRLYKGDMKEATVYSTEPWEVALKWEQMGARFLHLVDLDGAVSGSPKNLEVIKEIISRVNIPVQLGGGIRSLETIEYYLNLGLTRLIIGTAALKNPQMVKAAVERFGSDAIVLGLDSKLGKVAIDGWETVMEKSALEFAREMKEMGLERVVYTDTLRDGTLEGLNIEGIREMAEKTGLKVIASGGVAGLEDVKKIKELQGIGVEGLIIGKALYTGDIDLQEAIKIAGGEL, encoded by the coding sequence TTGCTAGTACTGCCGGCTATTGATTTAAAGGATGGATTATGCGTCCGTTTGTACAAGGGAGATATGAAGGAAGCAACTGTTTACTCTACAGAACCGTGGGAGGTGGCCTTGAAATGGGAGCAGATGGGTGCCAGGTTCCTGCATCTGGTTGATTTGGATGGAGCCGTTTCAGGATCGCCAAAAAATTTAGAGGTTATCAAGGAGATAATATCCAGGGTTAATATTCCTGTCCAGTTAGGGGGAGGGATTCGCAGCCTTGAAACAATAGAATACTATCTAAACCTGGGATTAACTAGACTTATTATTGGAACAGCCGCCTTAAAAAATCCCCAGATGGTTAAAGCTGCTGTAGAGAGGTTTGGGAGTGATGCCATTGTTTTAGGCCTTGACAGCAAGCTGGGCAAGGTAGCAATAGATGGTTGGGAAACAGTTATGGAGAAGTCTGCCCTGGAATTTGCCCGGGAAATGAAAGAAATGGGATTAGAAAGGGTTGTTTATACTGATACCTTAAGGGATGGAACTCTAGAGGGGCTCAATATTGAAGGAATAAGGGAGATGGCTGAAAAAACAGGCCTAAAGGTAATTGCCTCAGGTGGAGTGGCAGGCCTTGAAGATGTTAAAAAGATCAAAGAACTTCAGGGTATAGGAGTGGAGGGGTTAATCATTGGGAAAGCCCTCTACACAGGTGATATTGATTTACAAGAAGCAATAAAAATAGCTGGAGGAGAATTATAA